One Sulfuriferula thiophila DNA window includes the following coding sequences:
- a CDS encoding DsrE family protein, with translation MKIKFWLIALILSLTSLSAVAAEQVKHRLLIQVSEDSVERLMAALNAAKFVQDQYGAPNVEIEIVVFGPGVQTLKYYAPKPVPDRVKQAKYNGIRIVACDYSMRAAKLRPSDMLREISYVPSGVVEIMEKEQLGWSYIRP, from the coding sequence GTGAAAATTAAATTTTGGTTGATTGCTTTGATTTTATCGCTCACCAGCTTAAGTGCCGTTGCGGCTGAACAAGTTAAGCATCGTTTGTTGATACAAGTGAGTGAGGACAGTGTCGAACGACTTATGGCAGCGTTAAATGCAGCTAAATTCGTACAAGATCAGTATGGTGCACCCAATGTCGAGATAGAAATTGTTGTGTTCGGGCCAGGGGTGCAAACACTTAAATATTATGCCCCTAAACCGGTTCCTGACCGTGTTAAACAAGCAAAATACAACGGTATCCGGATAGTGGCATGTGATTATTCCATGCGTGCAGCCAAATTGCGTCCGTCAGATATGTTGCGGGAAATTAGTTATGTACCATCGGGCGTGGTGGAAATTATGGAAAAAGAGCAATTGGGCTGGTCTTATATTCGACCTTGA
- a CDS encoding SulP family inorganic anion transporter: MLKRIRHSARIRNALFPFMVWVPLLDKATVHNDIVAGITAGVLILPQAIALATLAGLPPEYGLYTAIFPVLITALYGSSWHSLSGPNTALAVLTAMTIAPFANIGTPDYVQYAITLTFMAGVLQLAFGLLRLGVVFNYFSHTVMVALVTGVGIIIVIQQVGNFMGVVMNLNETLDQVVYQIILAVPRANVYAVTVGVITVVSGLLIKRLRPKWPHYIMAVAIGMIAAWVIGMLVGSATAHIDMLGYMSFSAIPFSHPDFSPEDFGPFSNFAFPAAIGMAVLGLMQSSVIARSMAAKSGQQGLDMNQEVVGQGLSNVIGSFLSCFTSCGSFNRSAANLEAGARTPLAGLISAFALALLVFVAAPVIAYLPVPVMAGVLFLVGAALVKIKDIRHLLAIKDGGRIVFLLVLFVTLGSGVDDGVYLGIFLSIAGYLRSVSKPSLELLFEQEKSYYLSEGMTTDNTTAIAISGSLFFGSGHNIERAFINVAKDDHRKANLVVIAEYATGIDVPSAELIGQEARRRQANGYRLSLWVRPSALVDPQVTKILEAAIGNDNIFCSGRAKKSMAVTGLIAPIPRNKLV, translated from the coding sequence ATGTTAAAGCGAATTCGCCATTCGGCAAGAATCCGTAATGCGTTGTTCCCATTTATGGTGTGGGTGCCGCTGCTGGATAAGGCCACCGTTCATAATGACATTGTAGCGGGCATTACCGCAGGTGTATTGATTTTGCCCCAGGCCATTGCTCTGGCAACCTTGGCTGGATTACCTCCCGAATATGGTTTGTATACAGCTATTTTTCCAGTGTTGATTACTGCGCTATATGGCTCTTCATGGCATTCATTGTCCGGCCCAAATACTGCTCTTGCGGTTTTGACAGCAATGACTATTGCGCCATTTGCGAATATAGGTACGCCTGACTATGTTCAATATGCCATTACATTGACCTTTATGGCGGGGGTGCTGCAATTGGCTTTTGGCCTGTTGCGGTTAGGAGTGGTGTTTAACTATTTTTCACATACGGTGATGGTCGCGCTAGTTACCGGGGTCGGGATAATTATCGTCATTCAGCAAGTCGGGAATTTTATGGGGGTGGTAATGAACCTCAATGAAACTCTGGATCAAGTGGTTTACCAAATTATTCTGGCGGTCCCACGTGCCAATGTGTATGCGGTAACGGTTGGCGTAATTACTGTGGTATCCGGATTGCTTATCAAACGACTGCGACCAAAGTGGCCGCATTATATTATGGCGGTTGCGATCGGAATGATCGCGGCTTGGGTAATTGGGATGCTTGTTGGGAGCGCGACAGCACATATAGATATGCTGGGATATATGAGCTTCTCAGCTATACCATTTTCGCATCCTGATTTTTCACCCGAGGATTTTGGTCCATTCTCCAATTTCGCCTTTCCGGCAGCAATCGGTATGGCCGTATTGGGTTTAATGCAGTCATCCGTGATTGCACGATCCATGGCTGCGAAATCAGGTCAGCAAGGTTTGGACATGAATCAGGAGGTAGTAGGTCAGGGTCTCTCTAATGTCATTGGCAGCTTTTTGTCATGTTTTACCAGTTGCGGTTCATTTAATCGGAGTGCTGCCAACCTGGAAGCCGGTGCTCGTACGCCATTAGCGGGTTTGATATCCGCCTTTGCGTTAGCGCTACTGGTGTTTGTGGCTGCGCCAGTAATTGCATATCTACCTGTGCCAGTAATGGCCGGTGTGCTGTTCCTGGTTGGCGCCGCGTTAGTGAAAATCAAGGATATTCGTCATCTGCTGGCCATTAAGGATGGTGGACGTATCGTGTTTCTACTGGTGTTGTTTGTGACACTGGGTAGCGGTGTGGATGACGGTGTGTATTTGGGTATATTTTTATCTATTGCGGGTTATCTGCGCAGTGTATCCAAACCATCGCTTGAATTACTGTTTGAACAGGAAAAATCCTATTACCTGTCAGAAGGTATGACCACGGATAACACGACAGCAATTGCAATATCCGGCAGTTTGTTTTTTGGCTCCGGGCATAATATTGAGCGAGCATTTATCAATGTGGCTAAAGATGATCACCGCAAAGCTAACCTGGTTGTTATCGCGGAATATGCAACGGGTATTGATGTCCCTTCGGCGGAATTGATTGGTCAGGAAGCGCGTCGTCGTCAGGCCAATGGCTACCGGTTGTCATTGTGGGTACGTCCAAGTGCATTAGTCGACCCACAAGTGACCAAGATATTAGAAGCGGCAATAGGGAATGACAATATATTTTGCAGTGGCCGTGCCAAGAAAAGTATGGCGGTTACAGGTCTTATTGCCCCTATACCACGCAATAAATTAGTGTAA
- a CDS encoding c-type cytochrome has product MAAELPQGEVRPAAYDARANIPTGLTREKAIRQIPAMNPGEYFVPPEIGDIPTSKYGDMVKLGRNIFIDTQHYAKRYVGNGLNCSNCHLQEGRKPYAAPIWAAYPMYPEFRNKTRDVVTYEERVQDCFRFSMNGIAPTLDSPEIKALTAYAHWLSKGAPINKELPGRGFARLSKPRDPTPVNGEKLYKENCASCHAADGKGQKFANRDGYMFPPLWGGDSYNHGAGMSSVKDCAQFTKANMPLGKGWTLTDMEAWDVCTYIWLQNRPWDPRFGWFFNIFTPPTGGN; this is encoded by the coding sequence ATGGCTGCTGAATTACCGCAAGGTGAAGTTCGTCCGGCAGCCTACGATGCGCGTGCCAATATTCCAACCGGGTTGACGCGTGAGAAAGCAATTCGGCAAATTCCAGCAATGAATCCTGGGGAGTATTTTGTTCCGCCTGAAATTGGTGACATTCCAACCAGCAAATATGGCGATATGGTCAAGTTGGGGCGTAACATTTTCATTGATACTCAGCATTATGCGAAGCGATATGTGGGTAACGGGCTGAATTGCAGTAATTGTCATTTACAAGAAGGGCGTAAGCCTTACGCTGCGCCAATCTGGGCTGCATATCCGATGTATCCAGAATTTCGAAACAAGACACGGGATGTGGTTACTTATGAGGAAAGAGTACAGGATTGTTTCCGTTTTAGTATGAATGGTATAGCGCCAACCCTGGATTCTCCTGAAATTAAGGCTTTGACTGCGTACGCTCATTGGCTATCCAAAGGAGCTCCGATTAATAAGGAATTGCCAGGAAGGGGCTTTGCCAGGTTAAGCAAACCCAGAGATCCAACTCCAGTGAATGGCGAAAAGTTATATAAAGAGAATTGTGCCAGCTGTCATGCAGCAGATGGTAAAGGTCAGAAATTTGCGAATCGTGATGGCTATATGTTTCCGCCATTATGGGGTGGGGATTCTTATAACCATGGTGCTGGGATGAGTTCGGTAAAAGATTGTGCTCAATTTACCAAAGCCAATATGCCGTTAGGTAAAGGTTGGACGTTGACCGATATGGAAGCATGGGATGTGTGCACGTATATCTGGTTACAAAACAGGCCATGGGATCCACGTTTCGGCTGGTTCTTTAATATATTTACACCACCTACCGGTGGTAACTGA
- a CDS encoding outer membrane lipoprotein-sorting protein → MYKLLAILALIVPLSAVAQTPQEKGLAIAKQQDAKNSGFKDYTNDIVMTLKNAQGQETVDYLHSLTLEAPTDAEGDKSKLVFDKPADVKGTAMLTYSHGLQPDDQWLFLPAVKRVKRLNSNNKSGPFMGSEFAYEDLSSPVVEKFSYNWLRDEACGEWQCHVVERTPKYEYSGYVRQVTWIDTKELRTVKIDYYDRKNELLKTLTQSGFKLYKGKFWRAETGKMVNHITGKSTVMVSSNFQFGTGLTAAAFEPNSLQDTH, encoded by the coding sequence ATGTATAAATTATTAGCAATATTAGCGTTAATCGTTCCCCTGAGTGCTGTTGCTCAAACTCCGCAGGAAAAAGGTCTGGCTATAGCGAAACAGCAAGATGCTAAAAATAGCGGTTTTAAAGATTATACCAATGACATCGTCATGACATTGAAAAATGCGCAAGGTCAGGAAACAGTAGATTACCTGCATTCATTAACCTTGGAAGCTCCAACTGATGCAGAAGGCGACAAAAGCAAGCTGGTGTTTGATAAACCGGCAGATGTTAAGGGTACGGCTATGCTGACGTACAGTCATGGTTTGCAACCGGATGATCAGTGGTTGTTTTTGCCGGCTGTAAAGCGCGTTAAGCGTCTGAACTCAAATAACAAATCAGGTCCATTTATGGGCAGCGAATTTGCCTATGAAGATTTAAGCTCGCCGGTGGTAGAGAAGTTTTCCTATAACTGGTTACGCGATGAGGCTTGTGGAGAGTGGCAGTGTCACGTAGTTGAACGTACGCCGAAGTATGAATATTCGGGTTACGTACGGCAAGTTACCTGGATAGATACTAAAGAGCTGCGTACGGTCAAAATTGACTATTACGATAGGAAAAATGAATTGTTAAAGACCCTTACGCAGAGCGGATTCAAGCTTTATAAGGGCAAGTTCTGGCGTGCGGAGACTGGCAAAATGGTTAATCACATCACTGGAAAAAGCACCGTTATGGTTTCCAGTAATTTCCAGTTTGGAACGGGTTTAACTGCAGCTGCTTTCGAGCCAAATTCATTGCAGGATACGCATTAA
- a CDS encoding bifunctional metallophosphatase/5'-nucleotidase, with translation MLKLRDGLAIAGLTVFIVSFVNSSSAAEVNVSQTAAVKTITFIHLNDLHAHLTTHPDLVRYGDQEKLEQRGGIARLSTLIKRIRKQNPDSVLMNVGDTFHGGVEALFTNGNAIIDPVNALGIDVGVVGNWDYAYGPIVTRSRYGALKSMGLFTDGKIKRPNYPNLAANLKISLPFFRRGDYLMPPTLIKTVGGVQVGFIGITSDIVPRMHPMLALGLNFLEYDTQKYVQLIEKHAADLRQNGAQVVVVMSELGIQKDFSLANQIAPNLVDVFFSAHTHEVVRKPLESSSGALVVESGGGGGYLGRMNITVQDGHVTRRDWLLYDVDKKIPEDAAMRTLVGIARAPFLGNQVNLKLPSMAADLRLSQSIDTVVGYTAVPLDRRNALESTFNDVMADVMRKVGKTQVAITPGFRFDSPIAAAGSMLEDNTIANGAITLEDVYRYFPVPYMVATGTIRGDKLRQVLEQNLSSVFSTDMSIQSGGWADGWSGLKIKLDLARANGGRIIDMQLKDEARTILADDTLTVTGCSRPFDSKADTTLCSYDGFESVDTLTNPKNGKSWTAIDLFVYGLQNGLVDNQVRHDVEDVHHTKMWPQNAFVQPLRGVGLGGE, from the coding sequence ATGTTGAAACTTAGGGATGGTCTAGCGATTGCTGGTTTAACAGTCTTCATAGTGTCGTTTGTTAACTCATCAAGTGCTGCTGAAGTTAATGTATCCCAAACTGCTGCAGTTAAAACTATCACATTCATCCATCTTAATGATTTGCATGCGCATTTAACAACGCATCCAGATTTGGTTCGTTATGGTGATCAAGAAAAATTAGAACAGCGTGGTGGTATTGCGCGACTGTCCACGTTAATAAAACGCATACGTAAGCAAAATCCGGATAGCGTACTGATGAATGTGGGTGATACTTTTCATGGTGGGGTAGAGGCGCTTTTCACCAATGGCAATGCAATTATCGATCCGGTTAATGCTTTAGGAATAGATGTCGGTGTGGTAGGGAATTGGGACTATGCATACGGTCCAATAGTGACACGCTCGCGTTATGGTGCATTGAAGTCAATGGGCTTGTTTACAGACGGAAAAATTAAACGTCCTAACTATCCGAATTTAGCGGCGAATCTGAAGATATCGTTACCTTTTTTCCGGCGCGGTGATTATTTAATGCCACCTACCCTGATTAAAACAGTGGGTGGTGTACAGGTTGGTTTTATTGGCATTACTTCAGATATCGTGCCGCGCATGCATCCCATGCTGGCTCTCGGCCTGAATTTTCTTGAATACGATACGCAAAAATATGTGCAGTTAATTGAAAAACATGCTGCTGACTTGCGCCAAAATGGTGCGCAAGTAGTTGTGGTGATGAGTGAACTAGGTATCCAAAAAGACTTTTCTTTAGCAAATCAGATTGCACCGAATCTAGTGGATGTTTTCTTCTCGGCCCATACACATGAAGTCGTGCGGAAGCCACTGGAATCAAGTAGCGGAGCGCTTGTCGTCGAGTCAGGTGGTGGTGGAGGCTATCTAGGCCGTATGAATATAACTGTACAGGATGGGCACGTCACACGACGTGACTGGCTGTTATATGATGTAGACAAAAAAATTCCTGAAGATGCTGCGATGAGGACACTGGTAGGAATTGCCCGGGCTCCGTTTTTGGGAAATCAGGTGAATTTGAAGTTGCCAAGCATGGCTGCTGATTTACGTCTCTCACAATCTATTGATACGGTTGTGGGTTATACCGCTGTGCCGCTGGATAGACGAAATGCATTGGAAAGCACATTTAATGATGTTATGGCAGATGTCATGCGTAAGGTGGGCAAGACGCAAGTAGCTATTACACCGGGCTTTCGTTTCGATAGCCCGATCGCCGCCGCTGGTAGCATGCTGGAAGATAATACAATAGCGAATGGCGCTATTACGCTGGAGGATGTTTATCGTTATTTCCCAGTACCTTACATGGTAGCCACTGGGACGATACGCGGTGACAAATTACGCCAGGTTTTAGAGCAGAACCTGTCCAGCGTTTTCTCAACAGATATGTCGATACAGTCAGGTGGTTGGGCAGATGGATGGTCCGGTTTAAAAATAAAGTTGGACTTAGCACGAGCAAATGGTGGGCGCATCATCGATATGCAATTGAAAGATGAAGCTCGTACGATTCTTGCTGATGACACATTAACTGTTACCGGGTGTTCCCGGCCATTTGATAGCAAAGCGGATACCACCTTATGTAGCTACGATGGGTTCGAATCGGTTGATACGCTGACAAATCCAAAAAATGGTAAGAGTTGGACGGCTATCGATTTATTTGTATACGGTTTACAGAATGGCTTGGTTGATAATCAGGTCCGGCACGATGTTGAAGATGTGCACCATACCAAAATGTGGCCGCAAAATGCATTTGTGCAGCCACTTAGAGGAGTTGGTCTGGGTGGGGAGTGA
- a CDS encoding c-type cytochrome, whose translation MHKYLLGAGALFGIAFGTWVAADANTDNTDDLPTLDSIQTRASMQQPKLTLPNELTVVPVIKPGEYFVPPKLEDLTESKYADEVRLGRNIFVHTQEYAKRYVGNGLNCSSCHLQEGRKPHAAPLWGAYPMYPMYRDKSRQVITFQERLQDCFRFSLNGMAPTLDSREIEALTVYAQWLSTGVPMGTIMAGRGFARIDKTEDPSPFNGAIIYKNYCASCHGDDMYGKKFTDRDGYMFPPLAGPDSYNKGAGMHKVKTCASFVKANMPLGKPFTLNDDQALEVCVHMFMQDRPWDPRKGMFMSIFMPVTEG comes from the coding sequence ATGCACAAGTATCTTCTCGGCGCTGGGGCGTTGTTTGGCATTGCTTTTGGTACATGGGTAGCGGCTGACGCTAATACGGATAATACAGATGACTTGCCTACACTGGATAGCATCCAGACTCGGGCTAGTATGCAGCAACCAAAATTGACATTACCAAACGAGTTGACTGTGGTGCCCGTCATTAAGCCAGGTGAGTATTTTGTTCCGCCAAAACTTGAAGATCTGACAGAAAGTAAATATGCAGACGAAGTTCGGCTGGGCCGCAATATTTTTGTCCATACGCAGGAATATGCAAAGCGTTATGTGGGAAATGGTTTGAATTGCAGCAGTTGCCATTTGCAAGAAGGTCGGAAACCTCATGCCGCTCCATTGTGGGGGGCTTATCCTATGTATCCGATGTACCGGGATAAGAGCCGTCAAGTTATTACCTTTCAGGAACGGCTACAGGATTGCTTCCGTTTCAGTCTGAATGGTATGGCGCCAACTCTGGATTCCAGAGAGATAGAGGCGTTAACCGTGTATGCGCAATGGTTGTCGACGGGCGTCCCTATGGGCACGATCATGGCTGGACGCGGTTTCGCTCGCATTGATAAGACGGAAGACCCTTCACCATTTAATGGCGCCATTATTTATAAAAATTACTGTGCAAGCTGTCACGGAGACGATATGTACGGCAAGAAATTTACTGACCGTGACGGCTATATGTTCCCGCCATTGGCTGGCCCGGATAGCTACAACAAAGGCGCTGGTATGCATAAGGTTAAAACCTGTGCAAGTTTTGTGAAAGCCAACATGCCTTTGGGTAAACCTTTTACGTTAAATGATGATCAGGCGCTGGAAGTATGTGTGCACATGTTTATGCAGGATAGGCCATGGGATCCGCGTAAAGGTATGTTTATGAGTATATTTATGCCAGTGACCGAGGGTTGA
- a CDS encoding efflux RND transporter permease subunit: MKNNFAMRFGYGVIKHRWLVVLLTILVVVASGMGMKKLTMSGDYKVFFKPDNPQLLAFDALQKTYTKSDNIMFVLAPKNGDVFTKENLAAVIWLTDKAWKMPYSSRVDSVTNYQNSTADGDNLNVRDLVSNPEALSAADLKQAREIAVHDPLLERRIISPSGHVTGVNVTFQLPDKTKAKAIQLTVAKARELKREFETRYPDMKVYLNGVVMMNAAFLEATRDDMRTLVPIMMAVVVVMLLITLRSVAGTGLIMLSIVMSIAVTMGLAGWYGIVMSAPLATAPLAIMIMAIADGVHVLSHYGHSVRHGMAREDAMAESIGSNLGAMFLTNILSAIGYASMVFSEVPPFQTLGVVVAVGIVAGFLISVILIPAAMIILPGRVSQVHSREDEKISLMERYTEFFLNHRNKMLVGSLAVTFLLGTFITRNEFSDSFHKYFAESTEFRQATDFTLKNLTGVYLIDYSLSAGHPEYVNDPVFLNKVNEFAQWYRQQPEVLHVNTFTDIMKRLNKNMHGDDPAYYNLPDERALAAQYLLLYEMSLPYGLDLNDQINLDKSATRFTVTLKAVSSNEMIAVEERANQWLKAHGLNIIQTTGGSGAGMMFAHIGKENGKSMMIGNIWQIVLISGLIVLAVRSFKLGVISLIPNLMPAVMAYGVWGIAVGEINMAVSMVGGISLGIVVDDTVHFLSKYLQGRRELGYDAERSIRYAFDLAGVPMWISTFILVAGFLVLATSPFSMNADMGILTAITITFAAFAEAFMLPGLLLLVDRGEKI; this comes from the coding sequence ATGAAAAATAATTTTGCAATGCGTTTTGGTTATGGGGTAATCAAACATCGATGGCTGGTAGTGTTGTTGACGATACTAGTCGTTGTTGCATCTGGAATGGGGATGAAAAAACTCACCATGAGTGGTGATTACAAGGTGTTCTTCAAGCCTGATAACCCGCAGTTGCTCGCATTTGATGCATTGCAAAAAACGTACACAAAAAGTGACAACATCATGTTTGTGCTTGCGCCCAAAAACGGTGATGTTTTTACGAAAGAAAATCTGGCTGCTGTTATTTGGCTGACAGATAAGGCATGGAAAATGCCCTATTCTTCACGCGTTGATTCAGTAACAAATTATCAGAACAGTACCGCCGATGGGGATAATTTGAATGTGCGTGATCTGGTATCTAATCCAGAGGCATTGTCAGCGGCAGATTTGAAACAGGCACGCGAAATTGCAGTGCATGATCCTTTACTGGAAAGGCGCATTATTTCGCCTTCCGGCCATGTAACCGGAGTGAACGTTACATTTCAGCTCCCGGATAAAACCAAAGCCAAAGCCATACAGTTAACAGTCGCCAAAGCGCGTGAACTCAAACGTGAATTTGAAACGCGTTATCCGGATATGAAAGTCTATCTGAATGGCGTGGTGATGATGAATGCGGCATTCCTTGAAGCAACGCGTGATGATATGCGCACCCTGGTGCCGATCATGATGGCAGTGGTTGTGGTGATGTTGTTAATTACTTTGCGCAGTGTGGCGGGTACCGGCTTGATTATGCTGAGTATCGTGATGTCTATTGCCGTTACTATGGGCCTGGCCGGATGGTATGGGATAGTGATGTCAGCACCGCTGGCAACCGCACCGCTGGCTATTATGATCATGGCGATAGCGGATGGCGTACATGTGCTTTCTCATTATGGGCATTCAGTGCGTCATGGTATGGCGCGAGAAGATGCTATGGCAGAAAGCATAGGCTCCAATTTGGGGGCGATGTTCCTGACCAATATCTTGTCTGCGATTGGTTATGCCAGCATGGTGTTCAGTGAAGTACCGCCATTCCAGACATTGGGAGTAGTTGTTGCGGTGGGTATTGTGGCTGGCTTCCTGATTTCGGTAATTCTGATTCCTGCCGCCATGATCATTTTGCCGGGTCGCGTCAGTCAGGTGCACTCACGTGAGGACGAAAAAATCTCACTGATGGAACGTTACACTGAATTCTTCCTTAATCACCGTAACAAGATGCTGGTTGGTAGTCTCGCAGTCACGTTCTTGCTTGGTACTTTTATTACACGCAATGAATTTAGTGACTCATTTCATAAATACTTTGCTGAAAGTACTGAATTCCGGCAGGCAACTGATTTCACATTGAAAAACCTGACTGGCGTGTATCTGATCGACTATTCATTGTCTGCTGGTCATCCAGAGTATGTGAATGATCCGGTCTTCCTGAATAAGGTGAATGAGTTTGCGCAGTGGTACAGGCAGCAACCTGAAGTGCTGCACGTAAACACCTTTACTGACATCATGAAGCGACTTAACAAAAATATGCATGGTGATGATCCTGCTTATTATAACTTGCCAGATGAGCGCGCACTTGCGGCGCAATATCTGCTGTTATACGAGATGTCCTTACCATATGGACTGGATCTGAATGACCAGATTAATCTGGATAAATCTGCAACACGCTTCACGGTAACTTTGAAGGCGGTAAGTTCAAATGAAATGATTGCAGTGGAAGAGCGCGCCAATCAATGGCTGAAAGCGCATGGCTTGAATATTATCCAGACCACTGGTGGCTCAGGTGCCGGGATGATGTTTGCTCATATCGGCAAAGAGAATGGCAAGAGCATGATGATAGGGAATATTTGGCAGATAGTGCTGATTTCCGGACTGATTGTGCTGGCTGTACGCTCTTTTAAACTGGGCGTGATCAGTCTGATACCTAACCTGATGCCTGCAGTAATGGCTTATGGTGTATGGGGTATTGCAGTTGGCGAGATCAATATGGCGGTATCCATGGTTGGCGGAATTTCGCTGGGTATCGTGGTAGATGATACGGTGCACTTTCTGAGCAAATATCTGCAGGGTAGGCGCGAGCTTGGGTATGATGCTGAGCGGAGCATACGCTATGCCTTTGATCTTGCGGGTGTTCCCATGTGGATATCGACTTTTATTCTGGTGGCAGGTTTCCTGGTACTGGCGACTTCACCATTCAGCATGAATGCAGATATGGGTATTTTGACGGCTATTACGATTACTTTTGCAGCTTTTGCTGAAGCATTTATGTTGCCGGGCCTGTTGCTGCTGGTTGATCGTGGCGAAAAGATTTAA
- a CDS encoding c-type cytochrome has translation MEDKSMLISRHAWLFMKYQNRNFAKQFTYIFVLLGLSVGILPISGCGKHADSDTRAAVAAGKLLAEKGHGTIPACIACHGNNGEGLDAAGYPRLAGLNATYIEKQLNDLARELPPAGVVIESVAKDYSKTPRIYSDLTVFSPGLRHDDVMSPIAKQLSKTDIHNIAAYYSSLPFQAKPVAADYEVLERGQDLALRGKPEYGLPACISCHAPNGEGFGTDFPPLAGQPAAYIVNQINKWQRGDRDNDNLGLMHAVADQLTDADKLNVAAYYANRSLIVNGK, from the coding sequence ATGGAAGATAAGTCGATGTTAATTTCAAGGCATGCGTGGTTATTTATGAAATATCAGAATAGAAATTTTGCCAAACAGTTTACTTATATATTCGTTTTGTTGGGGTTAAGTGTCGGTATTTTGCCGATATCTGGATGTGGGAAGCATGCAGATTCAGATACGCGTGCGGCAGTTGCTGCTGGTAAATTGCTTGCTGAAAAAGGGCATGGCACTATTCCGGCTTGTATTGCATGTCATGGTAATAATGGCGAAGGTCTGGATGCAGCCGGTTATCCAAGGTTAGCAGGTTTGAATGCAACATACATCGAAAAGCAGCTTAATGACCTTGCGCGTGAATTACCGCCTGCGGGTGTGGTGATTGAATCAGTTGCGAAGGATTATAGTAAAACTCCTCGTATTTATTCCGATTTGACCGTTTTCAGTCCAGGGTTGCGCCATGATGATGTCATGAGCCCGATTGCCAAGCAGCTTAGCAAGACAGATATCCATAATATTGCCGCTTATTACAGTAGCTTGCCATTTCAAGCTAAGCCGGTAGCCGCTGATTATGAAGTACTGGAGCGCGGTCAGGACCTGGCGCTGCGCGGCAAGCCTGAGTACGGCTTGCCGGCATGCATATCCTGTCATGCGCCAAATGGGGAAGGCTTCGGTACGGATTTCCCCCCTCTGGCAGGGCAGCCAGCAGCCTATATCGTTAATCAGATTAACAAATGGCAACGGGGTGATCGTGATAATGATAATTTGGGCTTGATGCACGCCGTTGCTGACCAGTTAACCGATGCTGATAAATTAAACGTTGCTGCATATTATGCAAATCGTTCATTGATAGTGAATGGGAAGTAA